Within Halobacterium jilantaiense, the genomic segment GGTCAGTGAGATACTGCCGTCCCGAATCCCGTGGCAGCCAGAACGAGGACACCTCCCCCTCTGGGCAGATATCCAGGAGTGCCTCCCGGATGAGGCGGTAGACTGGACTACGACGCTGGCCACTGAGACAGTGGGGAACGTCGGGGGGATAGTCCGCCATAACGGGGATGACCTCACTGTTCGGACCGCACGCGACCGCGTCATCTCTCTGGCAACGGCTACGCTCGATGGAGACCTCACGCCACGCGCCGACCGGGAACGACTGCAGGTCCCGTCGCTGAATGGTCCGGCAACGCAACCGCCGGCACTCTCGCATAGCTACACGTCATTGACGGCGTACGAGGAGTGCCCACGGAGCCACTACCTGGAGTACGTCGTCAACGCGTTCCCCGACTACCAAGAGAACACGAACGATACCGGGGACGGCGTATCGCAACGCGAAATCGGCGTGCTGTTCCACGACACTGCCGAACAGGCCGCGAAGCAAGACGTCGGGAACCGTGAGGGGTGGTACGACATTTGCCAGCGGCTCGCCAGTCAGCGTCGGGCAACGGACGCACTCCCGGCGGCGAAACAGTGCATCGACCGGTATTTCGAGTTAGAGCTCTCCGAGTACGAGGTCATCGACGCAGAGCGCGAGTTCGAACTCGATATCGATGGCCACGAACTCATCGGGTTCATCGACGCGGTCTACCGGACACCCGACGACGAGCTACTCGTGATCGACTACAAGGCGACGGAACGCCGCCGCGACCTGGAGACCGATAAGCAGCTCCCGATTTACCTCTTGGCCTGCCGTGACCTGTACGACGAACCAGTGACCCGCGCTGGATACGCCTACGTCGGCGACATCGGCCCGCAGGTCGAGGAGCGAGTATTCAGCGACGCCGAAATTCAAGCGGTTGCCGATGACGTGACGGAATCGATGAGTCAAATTGCGGAGCTATCCTTTAGCGAGTATTCCGCCGGCGACCACTGCCAGTGGTGCCAGCACAACCAACTGCCCTGTGCTGACGATGCCCCCCGTACTGCGGCAGAAATACCACCGGATCGGCCTCAATAGCACCGCTCGTCTCCGGTAGAAGAACGGTTTTGCCTGTCCCGACTTCTCGTTTCCGTAATGGAGGGATTCGACGCCGTTGAAATTCTCGCTGACTAACGAACTCTAATTGGGAATCTCGTTGAGTACCGGGAACGCGCGTTCCAATGGCTCTGATTAGTCGTCGTCTGCTGTATATGCGCCTCCACGACGCTTGATTCGGGCAATGACGAGCCGCTTTTTGTCCTGCCGGAATGTCGCGGCGAGCCGAAATCCACCAACTCGGATTTTCTTGTGGGGACTGTTTTGCAGTGGCTCGCCGTAGTCCGGCGGGTCGCGCCACGGGGAGGTGACGATTTCATCAAGTTTGTCGAGGACCCGTTCCTGCTCCTCGGGGGAGAATGCGTCAAGGTCGGTCCGCGCGGTCGAGGAGAGTTCCCAGGTCCACTCCTCGTCACTCATCGCTTGTGCCGAACGTCTCGCGTGCTTGTTCGGCGTCCATCGTCTTGCCCTTGCGGCTGTCTTCCTCGGCGGCGAGCAGTGCGATGAGCTCATCACGGTCGAACGTCGGGTTCTCGACTGCATCTCGGAGCGTGTACCGAATGAACTCGCTCCGACTGTTGAAACCGCGACCTTGCCAGGCCTCGTCAATCTCGGTGAGGAATGACTGCGTGGTTTTGAAATTCACCGTGACAATCTCGTCTTCGCCGTCCCCGCCCGTAGAAGCTTCAGACATACGCACGTAATACGCTGGTAATACTGTTAACGGTTTCGCCGACTTCGACGTCCGAGCCCACTGATGCACTCGCAACCGGATGGTCGGCATCAGCAGTTTCTCGTTACTGGACTTGATCCGCACCGGTCAGTGCGGTTGGTCGATTTCCGTGAGTGCCCACGCCGCGCGGTTGCGGACCCGTTCGTCGTCGTCATTGATTCGAACGTCGTCCAGCCGTGAAGCTGCCGGGTCTGCACGAACGTGTCCGAGCATCCAGCAGGCGTTCAGCCGGACGAGGCGGTGGTCGTAGTCGAGTAACGAGATGTATTGTTTGGTCAGGTGCTCGACTGCGGTGGGGTTCGTGTCGGCGACTCGTGAGAGGGCGGCGGTTGTGTTCACGAGCGCGTAGTCGTCGTCGGATTCGAGGAGTACTGCGAGTTGGTCGACGTAGGGAACGAGCTCGGTCGCGTGGCCTTTTGCGATATCGCCGAGGACGCCGGCTGCGTTCGCGCGGAGGCGTTGGTTGTCTGCGTCTATGAGGTCGGCGAGTGGTTCGATAGCATCGAGGGCTGCGTCCGGGTATTCACTGGCTATTCGGCCGAGTGCGGCGGTGGCGTTCAGCCGTGGTTGAACGTCCAGTGATTCGTCTTCGAGGACCTCTGTGAGTGTGGTAGCGGCGGGGCGTACTTCGTCGGGGTGTTCCGCGGCGGTCCGATTGAGCGCGAACAGTGCGTAATCGAACCCCGCCAGTTCGTTAGCGACGATGGCACTCAACGCTGGCACGGCGTCGACGACGTCCGCGGGGTGGTCGCTGGCGACCTCCGAGATAATTCGAGCCGCTGAGCGCTGCTGCCGGGCGTCGTCCGTCAGGAGATACGGTATCACGTCGGGAACGAACGGCGCGATGTCCGCTGGTCGGGCGGCGGCGATCGGGGCGAGGCACTTCAGAACCGGGGTTGCGTGGGTGTCATCAGCGAGGTGGCTGCGAAGCGCAGGGAGGACCGTCAGGCAGCCCTCGGGTCGGGCTTCGGCGAGCGACTGGACTGCATCCAGTACGGTCTCGCGTACGGTGCTGTCGTCGCTATCGAGCAGGTCGATGACGGTGGCGAACTCGACTTGGTCGGGGGCGGTGGCAGCGATGTCGGCGAGGGATTTGGCGCGTGCCAGCGGTGTCTCTCCGTCGACGGTGAACAGGTCGGCCGGCGGCTCGACAGCCTGCAGAGACCGTATGTCGTCGAGGCGAACACGGAACGTTTCACCGCTCGGCGGGAGAGCCACACACTCAACGGTGATGGCGGCGGCGGGCCGGCGGACAGTCCGTTCAACGATGCTCGCGTCCCCGACCAGCCGCTGTTGGCTCCCATGGTCGCTGTGGTACGCGAGCTCGAAGGCGTCAGCATCCGCGTGCTCATCGAGGAACGACCGAAGCCCATCGAGGTCAGGCCGAGTGATGCTAGCAGCGGTGGTTGGTGAGCCGCCATCGGTACGAGGCGTGCACCAGGGGAGGCCGGGGTCGATGTTGCCGTTCTTGACGGCGGGGACGAAGTCCCAGGCGTGGTAGTGCGTCCAGTCGTTGACGTCGCTGAGGTCCAGGTCGTCGACGACGATGTACTGGTCTGCGTTGGGGTGGAGATCGGCGATCAGGGCGAGGCGCTCGCGGCGGGTCGGGAAGCGTTCGTATCGGCCGTCGGGTTGCTTGCTGCCGAGCCACTCCCCCCATTGGTCTGGGTGTCGGCCGACGATGTCGACGACGCCGGGGATTGCGGCTTCGTCGGCGAGGTCCTGGTTGCCGATGGCGTAGACGGCGTGGTTGGTTTCGTGGGCGAGGTGGCGGACCCACTCCAGGGGAACCGCATCGTGGCGAGGGTGGGGATTCACGTCGACGGTCCAGTCGCGGTCGAACGCGAACACCGTCATTCGTTAGGCACCTCTGCGCCGGCTGTTGGTGCTTCCCAGCCGAGGATGTCGAGGAGGTCCAGTTCCTGCTGGAGCGTGTCGTCGCCGACGGCGTCCATCTCGTCTGCGAGGTAGTCGTGGAGCTGGACGAATCGGCTGGCGGACTGTTGGGGCACGGTCAGCGGGACCGATTCGCGTTCGTGGTCGCCGCGGGCGTCGCCGAGCAGCCAGTCGTCGATGCCACCCGTTGCGTCGGCGCGCTCGTGGACGTCTCGGCTCCAGGCGCGGAGTTCGCGGGCGTATCGGGCGAGCGCGACGGCCTTCCGAATGCCGTCGTGGGCGAACGTCTCCGGGTCATCTGGGATCTCGACGGTGACGTGTTCGGTGTGGTCGCTGCCGTTTCGTTCCGTCCACGAGGCGACTAGCTCCAGGTCGGCGTCAGCCCGGGTCTCTTCTAGGCGGACGAGGACGACGCCGCCGCGGGCTTCGCCGTCCTGTTTGGCGGAGGGGAACAGCGTCCCAACGTGCATGAGGTCGCCCGTGGCCGCGTCCGCCGACGGCGAGCCGTGGACCGACGCGATCTGGTAGCCGTCGGTCCGGAGTTCGAGATCGAGGTCGTACACGAGCGGGGAGACCATGTAGGCGAACTCGTCGCCGAGGCGCTGCTTGAACTCCTGAGCGGAGTGGACGAAGTAGTGGTTCGCACCGCGAATCCCGGACAGCGTGTCCGCGAGTTCCGCGTTGGCGTCGAGGCCCATGCCGACGAACGTGGTGTGAATGCCGTTGGCGGCCGCGTCGGCGAACAACTCGGTGAGTTCGCTGTCGCCCGTCGCGCCCGTGTTCGGTATCATGTCGGTGAGGAAGACGACGCGTTGCTCGTCACGGGGGTTGCCGGTGTGGTCGGCGAGCATGTCGACGGCAGCTTCGAAGCCGTCTGCAAGGTTCGTGCTGCCGTCGGCGGTGATGTCGCGGATGTGGCGACGAATCGCCGGCATGTCCGTCGTGCCGACATCGCGGAGGGGTTTAGCGACGTGTGCGCGGTGGTTGTAGAGGACGACGCCCAGCCGGTCGTCCGGATGGAGCTGTTGAGTGAGCGCGCACAGCGACTGGGTTGCGGCCGCCAGCTTCGTCGACGCGTCGGGTTCGGCCTCGCGCTTGCGGCCGTGTTCGTCGTAGTAGTACGCGTCGAACGGGCTGGTCATCGACCCGGAGACGTCGAGGACGGCCACGAGGTCCAACCGCGGGCGTTCGAAGTCGGCGACCGACAGCGTCGAGTCGAGGCCGACCGAGAGGTACTGCTCCGTCTTACCACTAATCGGGTGCTCGGTCACGGCGGCGGCGTACCGCGGGGCGAACAGGCTGTCCGAGTCGGTGCGCTCGCCGGTCTCGAAGTGGTAGTCGTAGAACAGCCCCTCGTCGCTGATGGCTTCGGGCTGTGGGGTGTAGCCGTCGATGACGTTCTCGCGGAAGTTGGTGACGTCCTTCGCGCCGCCAGCGGCGAGCCCGACGGTCTCCGGGCTCGCCATGTCAGAAGTGGCCGGTGCGGGCGACACGTTCTCCACGAACTCGTCGAGGGCGTGGTCGGCCTCGGGCGCGTCGTGGTGATGTTGGGAGGCGGTGTGTCGTCTGCAGTCGGTGCAGACGTAGTCAGGTGCCGCCACGCGCCCGTCATCGTCATCATGCATCGGGGTCCAGTCGTCGACGGTGGTCGTCCCGGGGCGGACGCGACGGATGGTTGTCGCGTTGTCGATGATGCCGATGCGGGCGTCGAGCCCCAGTTCTGTGGCGGCCTCGGCGACTGTCGGGCCAGCAGCATCGGCGACGGTTCCGGGCCGTAGTGCGCCACCACAGTTGGGGCAGGTGGCGTCCGTTGTTTCTGTCGCGTCGGGCGGTGTTGCGCCGAGGAGGCTGGTGATGCGGTGGGTCGCGCCGGTTTTCAGGTCGCGGATCGGGTCGCTGTCCGGCGTGGTGAGGATGGCGAATTCCGTGCCGTTCTGGTCGGCGACGAGGAGTCGGTGGACGCGGCCGTCCGGGCAGTCGATTGCACGGCGTGTGATGAACTCGACGGCGATGTCGAGTCGGGCTTCGGCCTGGATGTCGGCGTAGGTCGTGTCCATTGGTCTGGGTCGGCTGCCAGTCCCCGGGCAGCCAGCGGGTTGTTTTGCGAACTCCGACTCCTCACACCCCTGCCTAAACAACACTGGGATGTTCCTTATCGTTCTTCTACACCCCATAGTGTGAGCTAAATTGTAATAAACTCTTCGCCAAGATGGACTGTGTGGGTGTATATCTGGCTCAAAGGCACACCAAAGTGTACTTTCTCAGTATATCCGGTGGATGGAGCATGCTCCGTAGCGGTTAGTGGTTCGGAATGGACGTTGGGCTGTCGGGTAGAGGGCCGAAACAATCATTGGAGAGTCTTTCGTGGGTCCGACAACGCGCCATGTCTATCGACGCCGGTGACGCCCTTCTCCGGGCGCTCCACGACCACAACCCCTGGTGGGAACACGGAACGGACGCGTTCTCTCTCCCAGCCCGCCAGAAGAGTGACTTCTACCACCTAACCCGCCCAGAGCGCTCGGGCAGCCAGTTCGAGGACCAACCACTGCTCGGTCTCGTCGGTCGGCGAGGCGTCGGGAAGACGACGCTCCTCCACCAGTTCATCCACCACCGCATCGACCACGGCGACGACCCAGCGCAGTTCCTCTACCTCCCATTCGACGCCGACCCGCTCTACCAGCTCCAGTCCGACGACCAACTCCGGCGCGCCATCCGCTACTACGAGAGCCGCGTCCTCGGCCGCCTCGACACAGACACCCCACACTTCGTCATCATCGACGACGTCCACCAGATCGAACACCCCAACAAACCGACGATCGACGGCTGGGGCGGCCCCGTCGCTGACCTCCTCAACGATCCCGCCGACCGCCACGTCGTCGTCACAGCCAGCGCAGCGATACAGGTCGAACGCGAACTCCAGAGTGCCGGCGTCAGCGACGACGACTACGGGATTCAGCCCATCCTTCCCGAGAAGTTTCGTGACTACCTGTTCAGCCTCTACCCCGCCCTCGAAGAACCAGACACCCGCGTCAGTCCAACGTCGCTCCGCAAAGGCGAGAACAGCCTCCCTACAGCCCTCAAAACGAGAGACATCGGACCGTTCGTCTCCGAACTCCGTGTGAAGCACGACCGCGTCGCAGACGTCGAACGCCGCATCCAGTCACAGGTCGTCGATTATCTCGCCATGGGCGGCACCATCAGCTTCGAACGCGACGGCGTCGTCGAATCCGCAGCCGACCTCAACGAAGCCGATTACACGCGCCTGCGGGACAACGTGCGAAATGCACTCTATCAAGAAGTCCCGGGATTCGAATCCATCCAGACCATCGCCGACTTGGAGCGCCTGTGCGCGCTCGCGGCCCGAAACCGGGGCGCGGATACGTTCCGGTACCAGGACCTCGTGGAACTGTTCGATGTCGACCGGCGAACTATCGCCGACAGCTACCTCCCCGCGCTCAAAGAACTCTACCTCCTGACGAGCGCTACCGAATACGACAACAGCCGCCCGCGGTCCGTCCATCTCTATCTCCGGGATACGGGCCTGGTGACCGCCCTCGCTGACGGTGACGCGGCAGCCGTCCGCAACAACTTCGACCGCGAGGTGGACCTTGCACGCGTCGCCGCCTTCGACCACACCATGCGGTTCGCGTACGGCGTCAACGCCATCCAGGGCAACGATGCGTCGCCGTCCATCCAGTATTGGCGGGGGCGCGACGGCGAGGTCGACTTCGTCTTCGAGGTCGGCGACACCCCCGTGCCCGTCGGCCTCGCATATCACTCCGGCGAGCGAGACGCAGCGCTCGCGGCGGTCCGCGAGTTCAAACAGACATACGAAGCACCAGTCGGACTGCTGTTGGCTGGCGACACCGTCCAAGCGGCGCAGCCCATTGAGGATCTCGGTGACGGCGTCGTCCAACTCCCCTACTGGCTGTACCTGTTGCTCTGCTAGATAGTAGTAAATACTAACGCTGTTTCGATATCCAGAACCTCTTTGAAATATGTGGTACGGGGTTGGTCTGCCTATTGAACCCCAATCATTTTGTGCAGATGATTTGATAATATAGGTTTGGCAGATTCAGCTGAGACACCGCATATGTATACCTCTTGAACAGAAACGCCTAATAACGTCACTTGTCTCGAACGACGTATGAGTGGGAATTTAGGCATTTCTGCGAACGAAGATACCATCGAAAGTGTTCTTTCTCGCAACTATCGCTACACAGTCCCGGACTACCAGCGCCAATATTCATGGGGTGAAGAACAATGGCGTGCTCTCTGGGAAGACCTGCAAGCATTGGATGACGAGGACACTCACTTCCTCGGGTCGGTCGTCGTAATTGAGCGCTCGGAAGGATTAAACGAGTTAGACCGGCTCGAAGTCGTCGATGGTCAACAGCGCTTAGCGACCATTCTAGCGATGCTCTCCGTGATGCGACAGAAGTATCTAGACGAGGGAGAGCAGAGTCAGGCGGACGCTATTCGAAACGAGTATCTCTTCGAGCAAGATCTCGACCAGCGAGAATACCAGAATCTCTCTCTGAGTCGGTACGACAACGATTCGTTCGCATCTATCTTGAACTGCGACTTCGGGCAGGTAGACAACGAGAATCTAGACGAGGCACTCGAATTCTACGGCTCGCGGATTCATAGCCTGACCGTAGAGGAAACGGATACGCTTCGGAAAAAGTTGCTGAGCTCTATCACCCTTGTCACTATCGAGTGTACCGAGGAGCAGTCGGCCTTCCGTCTTTTCGAGACGCTAAACGAGCGCGGGCTGGAACTGTCCTCGGTTGACCTGATGAAGAATCACGTCTTCAGTCTTGCTGCTCAAGAGGACAGTGTTGATTACGACGACATCCAGAAATCGTGGCAGAGAGCGGTAGAAAACACGGTTCCGAATCTCAACAAGCCGAGTCGATTCTTCCGGCACTACCTCATGTCGGCTCCAGAGCCGGACTTCACCGACGCCGTTTCAGATTACAAACTCTATGATACGTTCCAAGAAATAATCGAGGAAGTTCGGTCGTCGCCTGGCATCTCTCTGGAATCTTATCTAGCAGACATCGCGGAGCAGTCCGAATTGTATATGCGGATTGTGAATGCGGACATCAATCAGTTCGATCGGAGCGGCAACGAAGCTATCAATGAGAAACTGACCCAACTCCATCACATCAAATCAGTTCAAGCACGCACACTGTTGCTCCGTATCTTCCGTGAGTTTGACAACCCGAACAAGGCTATGGAAGCTCTTGGCGTCCTTGAGCGCTTCCTGATTCGATGGAAGGTCGCTAACTATGCGACCGGCAGTCAATTAGACCGGATCTATTCCGAACTCTGTTCCACTGTATTTGACGAGAGCGATCCCGTGGAGCAGATGGCGGACTATCTGAGCGAAAAGTATCCGAGTGAGGAGGAGTTCAAGGCAGGCATCGAGAACAAACGGGTTAAGCTGAACAATCGGACAAAGTACATGCTGAAGCGCATTGAGGAAGTTCACTACGGAGGTACTATCGACCGGATGGACGACTACGAGTTGGAACACATCGCGCCCCGGTCTGCGTACACCGCTACGAAACACAGCGCTTGGGTCACCACGTTAGACACCACTGAGGCAACCTTCGAACAGCACCGTGACCGGCTCGGGAACCTTACTCTACTCGAATCGGACAAGAACATCCGAGCGAGCAATAACCCGTTCGAGACAAAAAAGAGCGAATACGCTACTTCGAACGTTACGATGACCCAGACGCTCGCCGAAGACTACGATGACTGGAATCTTGACTCTATTCAACAGCGCACATCTGAGCTTGCAGAGGTAGCCGCGAACATCTGGTCGCTATAAAAATGACTGCTGATGGGACCTACGCTCAGGATGATGATGCATCCCTCACTTAGCGGCTGTTTCACCCCATACTCTGAATAAAGAGACCATCATTCAGTCGGTTGCGGACAGGATTCGGAGGTCGCGTTCGATTTGTGGCGCTACCTTTGGGCTGCGGCAGTCGATGTCCAGTTCTTCGTGCTGCCAGTGTCGGCCATCCTTGTCGTTCCAGACGCCGTACAGCGTGACCTTCGGGAGTTTGAGGACGCCGAAGAGGATGGTGAGATAGTACAGTAATTCGGTGGCGTCTGTCCACGAGCCCTGTGCTTTCCTTGGGAGATCGACGGGATAGGTCACGTGGTGAGCGGGAACTCCTGCTTCCTGTGCGCGGTCCACGAATCCATAATCGTTGGACAACAGGAGCACGGTCTTCCGGCTGTCTTCGTTGAACTCACGGTACGCGTCGACGATTTCCTGGTCTCCCGTTTCGGAGTTGACGATATCGACGGTTCGGGTGGTGCGGAGGCGGCGATACTCGTATAGGCCGAGGAATCCCTCGCGGTTCGGTCCTGCCGGCTGTTCGTCCAGTCGCTCGAATTCGTCGCCGAACGCGGCCGTGAGTTCGTGGGTGTTGTACTGCTTGTAGTGCCAGTCGAGTTCTTCCTTGACACCGGTCGCTAACGCGTACCCGTTCGTCGGTGCGCGATCCTTGTCGTCGCTTTCGCCGGTCTCACTGTCGATGCCGAGCGTTTCGGGGAGCCGCCAAGGTACGAGGTTCGTGTCCAACCCCAACACGACTGGCTCGTGACCCGCCTCCAGATCTGCGTACCCGTAGCGGTCGAAGAAGGACGCGATTTCACTGTCGTTTTCGACGTCGACGAGCCCACTGGCGACTACAGCCCGCGTGTACGTCTCGGCGTCAGGGAGGTCATCGTATGCAGGCTCGCCGTGTTTCACGGGAATCTCTTCCCGGTTGTCCTGGTAGGTGTACGTTCCCTGGGTGAACCGAACCGTCGCCGCACCGTCGTCTTCCAGTTCGATGCGGACGAGCTCGCCGATGTCACTGGAGGGGTGTTCGACCGGGATGGAGTCGACGCCCGCGTCGTAGAGCGCGTTCAACAACACAGTGAGCCGGGATCGAGTGACCTGCATCAGAGCACCTCCGTGAAGTCGATGAGGTCACTCGCAGTGCGCGGCATCTCCGGATAGAACCGTCCCCGGTAGCGTCCAGCTTTCCGATGGAAGTAGTAGACGTGGTCCGCGCCGAACTGGATGCCGGCCTGAAAAGCGATTGCGGACATGAACTTCCGCCCCGGGGTGACGTCGATCGCTATCTCGTCACCGGCGGTGGTCGCTGCCTCGATGCAGGACTGGTAGTAGTCGACGATCGATTCGAAGTCCGTCTCACTTACGAGCTCGTGGACGTCGGTCTCGGTGTCCCCGCCGTACGCAGCCACCGTTTCTTCCATCAGTGTGACGGCTTCTTCGACGTCGTCGGCGACCGGTGGGTTCGACAGCACGTGGACTTCGTCCGGGACGTACCCGCCGTCACAGGCCGCGATCAGCGGGTTCAGAATTCCGGGGGTCGTCGGCGTCCCACAGGTCACCCAGTGGCGTGTCATCGTTGCCACAGATGGCGACAGCCCTGAAGTAATCAGGTGGTGGTCCTGGGTGCTGCCAGCCACGGAATCTTCATGTGGCCCCCGAGGTATCTCGACACATGGCTAGTGCGGCGTCGTTGTCTGAGCCCCAAGTGCTTGCGACAGCTAAACGCCGCCTCTTCCCGGAAACGGGCGAATCGGATGCCTACGCGGTGGCTGATACGCAGTTTGCAACCGACGAGTGGCTCCCCGGCCAACCGATTCCCAACCAAATCCGTGATCAGCTCGCGCCGTTCAATCACGTGCGCATCGGATCCGGCTATCCCGACCTCGTCGGCGTCCGCCAACTCGATTCCAGCCTCCTCGCCGTCGACCGCTTCGGTGACCACCCACCACTGATCGCCGTCGAAGCCAAGGGATACACGGAACACGGTGGCGTGGACATTGAACGTG encodes:
- a CDS encoding type II toxin-antitoxin system RelE family toxin, which produces MSDEEWTWELSSTARTDLDAFSPEEQERVLDKLDEIVTSPWRDPPDYGEPLQNSPHKKIRVGGFRLAATFRQDKKRLVIARIKRRGGAYTADDD
- a CDS encoding ribbon-helix-helix domain-containing protein, which produces MSEASTGGDGEDEIVTVNFKTTQSFLTEIDEAWQGRGFNSRSEFIRYTLRDAVENPTFDRDELIALLAAEEDSRKGKTMDAEQARETFGTSDE
- a CDS encoding HEAT repeat domain-containing protein, with amino-acid sequence MTVFAFDRDWTVDVNPHPRHDAVPLEWVRHLAHETNHAVYAIGNQDLADEAAIPGVVDIVGRHPDQWGEWLGSKQPDGRYERFPTRRERLALIADLHPNADQYIVVDDLDLSDVNDWTHYHAWDFVPAVKNGNIDPGLPWCTPRTDGGSPTTAASITRPDLDGLRSFLDEHADADAFELAYHSDHGSQQRLVGDASIVERTVRRPAAAITVECVALPPSGETFRVRLDDIRSLQAVEPPADLFTVDGETPLARAKSLADIAATAPDQVEFATVIDLLDSDDSTVRETVLDAVQSLAEARPEGCLTVLPALRSHLADDTHATPVLKCLAPIAAARPADIAPFVPDVIPYLLTDDARQQRSAARIISEVASDHPADVVDAVPALSAIVANELAGFDYALFALNRTAAEHPDEVRPAATTLTEVLEDESLDVQPRLNATAALGRIASEYPDAALDAIEPLADLIDADNQRLRANAAGVLGDIAKGHATELVPYVDQLAVLLESDDDYALVNTTAALSRVADTNPTAVEHLTKQYISLLDYDHRLVRLNACWMLGHVRADPAASRLDDVRINDDDERVRNRAAWALTEIDQPH
- a CDS encoding vWA domain-containing protein; translation: MDTTYADIQAEARLDIAVEFITRRAIDCPDGRVHRLLVADQNGTEFAILTTPDSDPIRDLKTGATHRITSLLGATPPDATETTDATCPNCGGALRPGTVADAAGPTVAEAATELGLDARIGIIDNATTIRRVRPGTTTVDDWTPMHDDDDGRVAAPDYVCTDCRRHTASQHHHDAPEADHALDEFVENVSPAPATSDMASPETVGLAAGGAKDVTNFRENVIDGYTPQPEAISDEGLFYDYHFETGERTDSDSLFAPRYAAAVTEHPISGKTEQYLSVGLDSTLSVADFERPRLDLVAVLDVSGSMTSPFDAYYYDEHGRKREAEPDASTKLAAATQSLCALTQQLHPDDRLGVVLYNHRAHVAKPLRDVGTTDMPAIRRHIRDITADGSTNLADGFEAAVDMLADHTGNPRDEQRVVFLTDMIPNTGATGDSELTELFADAAANGIHTTFVGMGLDANAELADTLSGIRGANHYFVHSAQEFKQRLGDEFAYMVSPLVYDLDLELRTDGYQIASVHGSPSADAATGDLMHVGTLFPSAKQDGEARGGVVLVRLEETRADADLELVASWTERNGSDHTEHVTVEIPDDPETFAHDGIRKAVALARYARELRAWSRDVHERADATGGIDDWLLGDARGDHERESVPLTVPQQSASRFVQLHDYLADEMDAVGDDTLQQELDLLDILGWEAPTAGAEVPNE
- a CDS encoding ATP-binding protein gives rise to the protein MSIDAGDALLRALHDHNPWWEHGTDAFSLPARQKSDFYHLTRPERSGSQFEDQPLLGLVGRRGVGKTTLLHQFIHHRIDHGDDPAQFLYLPFDADPLYQLQSDDQLRRAIRYYESRVLGRLDTDTPHFVIIDDVHQIEHPNKPTIDGWGGPVADLLNDPADRHVVVTASAAIQVERELQSAGVSDDDYGIQPILPEKFRDYLFSLYPALEEPDTRVSPTSLRKGENSLPTALKTRDIGPFVSELRVKHDRVADVERRIQSQVVDYLAMGGTISFERDGVVESAADLNEADYTRLRDNVRNALYQEVPGFESIQTIADLERLCALAARNRGADTFRYQDLVELFDVDRRTIADSYLPALKELYLLTSATEYDNSRPRSVHLYLRDTGLVTALADGDAAAVRNNFDREVDLARVAAFDHTMRFAYGVNAIQGNDASPSIQYWRGRDGEVDFVFEVGDTPVPVGLAYHSGERDAALAAVREFKQTYEAPVGLLLAGDTVQAAQPIEDLGDGVVQLPYWLYLLLC
- a CDS encoding DUF262 domain-containing protein → MSGNLGISANEDTIESVLSRNYRYTVPDYQRQYSWGEEQWRALWEDLQALDDEDTHFLGSVVVIERSEGLNELDRLEVVDGQQRLATILAMLSVMRQKYLDEGEQSQADAIRNEYLFEQDLDQREYQNLSLSRYDNDSFASILNCDFGQVDNENLDEALEFYGSRIHSLTVEETDTLRKKLLSSITLVTIECTEEQSAFRLFETLNERGLELSSVDLMKNHVFSLAAQEDSVDYDDIQKSWQRAVENTVPNLNKPSRFFRHYLMSAPEPDFTDAVSDYKLYDTFQEIIEEVRSSPGISLESYLADIAEQSELYMRIVNADINQFDRSGNEAINEKLTQLHHIKSVQARTLLLRIFREFDNPNKAMEALGVLERFLIRWKVANYATGSQLDRIYSELCSTVFDESDPVEQMADYLSEKYPSEEEFKAGIENKRVKLNNRTKYMLKRIEEVHYGGTIDRMDDYELEHIAPRSAYTATKHSAWVTTLDTTEATFEQHRDRLGNLTLLESDKNIRASNNPFETKKSEYATSNVTMTQTLAEDYDDWNLDSIQQRTSELAEVAANIWSL
- a CDS encoding CRISPR-associated ring nuclease, whose translation is MTRHWVTCGTPTTPGILNPLIAACDGGYVPDEVHVLSNPPVADDVEEAVTLMEETVAAYGGDTETDVHELVSETDFESIVDYYQSCIEAATTAGDEIAIDVTPGRKFMSAIAFQAGIQFGADHVYYFHRKAGRYRGRFYPEMPRTASDLIDFTEVL